The following coding sequences are from one Lolium rigidum isolate FL_2022 chromosome 6, APGP_CSIRO_Lrig_0.1, whole genome shotgun sequence window:
- the LOC124662114 gene encoding disease resistance protein RGA2-like → MAAFGSMLASAVIKIVVQELSSTIGSSIKMQKNFKKDMEEMRSTLESVEAVLKDAEKRSIDDAAVRLWLERLKKAMYDISDMVNDFETNTEVQAGQKIPVISRCLQFVPKIVMANKMSIMRGQLENITKQHQNFSLMPDGSSSVRQVSDVRETSSVMEETLIIGRTVDKRKMLAILSVRIPEQITIVPIHGIGGVGKTTLAKLVFSDNQFKDYSRVWVYVSQKFDLNEIGNSIISQVSDEQSQLTQRQMIHNRLGRILIHKDILIVLDDLWERDPSQLEDLKAMLTVGNAGKVVVVVTTRDQRIAVKLRTRDSYEVEPLTNEMCWEIIKQKSSFETRPDKELLEIIGRDIAKKCGGVALAAQSLGYMLQSMKSDEWASIRDSGVWNGSAPEDASSSSHVLSSLKLSYSSMHPYLKLCFAYCAIFPKGHNIVKDDLIYQWISLDFIEPDTILSTRQLSENYINHLLSMSFLQRSQSPSIGGLHDKDVILFTMHDLVHHLARSIMVDEILDASKQKNMEGGSCRYALLTDSRKSLKLTAISPIKIRAIRFVDCGKSELCDAAFLSAKYLRVLDLSECSIKKFPDSVEQLKQLRYLNAPRIENGMFPKCITKLLKLNYLNLRGSSNISAIPESIGKMVNLMHLDLSYCSSIRGRLPRSFADLKELVNLNLSHCYQVDGIPDVLCGLTKLQHLNLSRPRLSNPCPRDLPEVISNLKELRYLNLSGCMNSLYGSAVDGFIKCICTISNLEHLDLSCHDFGWTLPECIGSLRKLHTLNLSHCLHLYELPESMVKLGNLKVLNVIGCLFLKTSRQLSAHLPLYVVHANDCGSGSSLVELEHANPDGVRISSLEKLRTISEVKGIQLIEKQRMKELYLEWSECHKRFMEDVYMLQEYPKRFMEDLYVLQELVPPTTLKHFVVRGYDSVSFPAWLMSIRYHLPNLVSITMWNLPKCNNLPPLGQLPNLQKIVLNGMASLEEWNTTSSSGEDGANELMFPNLQILRISDCPNLKMRPHPPRVVSLFISNSDNVMSSWGEPLRHNGSSSSSSAVTYMQVQHCNVPLHQWRLLHHQPVLTGLTIANCSDLTSSPDIIRKLTQLRSLRLFSCRSLILLPPWLGELTHLKELEIWACVCMSSSLQQMEELSSVEYLTIQHCPTLLRSLGLQVEDEFIWSSPELHTVANTPGDSGGNMERTFPPENSGTSCINLESPARIVVAEVLGLESVQTFR, encoded by the exons ATGGCCGCATTCGGGAGCATGCTTGCCTCTGCCGTTATCAAGATAGTCGTCCAAGAGCTGAGTTCCACCATCGGAAGTAGTATTAAGATGCAGAAGAACTTTAAGAAAGACATGGAGGAGATGAGGAGCACGCTGGAGTCCGTGGAGGCGGTGCTCAAGGACGCCGAGAAGCGGTCGATCGATGACGCGGCGGTTCGCCTTTGGCTGGAGCGGCTCAAGAAGGCCATGTATGACATCTCAGACATGGTTAATGACTTCGAAACCAACACTGAAGTACAGGCTGGACAAAAG ATTCCAGTCATATCCCGCTGTCTTCAGTTTGTTCCTAAGATTGTCATGGCTAATAAGATGAGCATAATGAGAGGGCAACTTGAGAACATCACTAAACAACATCAAAATTTCAGTTTAATGCCAGACGGGAGCTCTAGTGTGAGGCAAGTTAGTGATGTACGGGAAACATCATCGGTTATGGAAGAGACACTTATCATTGGGAGGACTGTAGACAAACGAAAAATGCTAGCTATTTTATCTGTGAGAATCCCGGAACAGATCACCATTGTTCCCATACATGGTATTGGAGGCGTTGGGAAAACAACATTGGCAAAGTTGGTTTTCAGTGATAACCAATTCAAAGACTACTCTCGAGTGTGGGTTTATGTGTCCCAGAAGTTTGATTTGAATGAAATTGGTAACTCTATAATATCACAAGTATCAGATGAACAAAGCCAACTGACTCAAAGGCAGATGATACATAATCGCCTTGGAAGAATACTCATACATAAAGATATTCTTATTGTTTTAGATGACTTATGGGAGAGGGATCCATCTCAACTAGAGGATTTGAAGGCTATGCTAACAGTTGGAAATGCTGGAAAAGTGGTCGTAGTAGTAACGACCCGTGATCAACGAATTGCAGTGAAACTTCGCACCAGAGATTCTTATGAGGTAGAACCCTTGACAAATGAAATGTGCTGGGAAATCATAAAACAAAAGAGTTCATTTGAAACTAGACCGGACAAAGAGTTGTTGGAGATAATAGGAAGGGATATTGCAAAAAAGTGTGGAGGTGTGGCTTTAGCAGCTCAATCCCTTGGATACATGTTACAATCCATGAAGTCAGATGAATGGGCATCAATTAGAGATAGTGGTGTCTGGAACGGATCTGCTCCAGAAGATGCATCTTCCTCGTCTCATGTTCTTTCATCTCTAAAGCTAAGTTATAGCAGTATGCATCCATACTTGAAGTTATGTTTTGCTTATTGTGCAATCTTTCCAAAAGGTCATAATATTGTTAAAGATGATCTAATATACCAATGGATTTCGCTTGATTTCATCGAGCCGGATACCATACTGTCCACCAGGCAGCTTAGTGAGAACTACATCAATCATCTTTTGTCGATGTCCTTCCTTCAACGTTCACAATCACCTTCG ATCGGTGGGTTGCACGACAAAGATGTCATATTGTTCACTATGCATGACTTGGTACATCACCTCGCAAGATCAATCATGGTGGATGAAATTCTGGATGCTTCCAAACAGAAAAATATGGAGGGTGGCAGCTGCCGCTATGCATTGCTTACAGATTCCAGAAAGTCGTTGAAGTTAACTGCAATTTCTCCTATAAAAATAAGGGCGATACGTTTTGTGGACTGTGGCAAAAGTGAACTGTGTGATGCTGCTTTTTTATCAGCGAAGTACTTGCGTGTCTTGGATTTAAGTGAATGTTCAATAAAGAAGTTTCCAGATTCAGTTGAGCAATTGAAGCAGTTGAGGTATCTCAATGCTCCACGAATTGAAAACGGGATGTTTCCAAAGTGTATTACAAAGCTCTTAAAATTAAATTACCTTAACCTGAGAGGCTCTTCCAATATCTCAGCAATACCAGAGTCAATTGGTAAAATGGTAAACCTTATGCATCTTGATTTGTCATATTGTTCAAGCATACGTGGAAGACTCCCAAGATCATTTGCGGATCTCAAAGAGTTGGTTAATCTGAATTTGTCACACTGCTATCAAGTTGATGGAATACCGGATGTTTTGTGTGGCCTTACCAAACTCCAACATTTGAATTTATCACGTCCGCGACTGAGTAACCCGTGTCCCAGAGATCTACCAGAAGTCATCAGCAATCTTAAAGAACTTCGGTATTTGAATCTGTCAGGGTGCATGAATTCTCTATATGGCTCAGCAGTGGATGGATTCATTAAGTGTATCTGTACCATCTCCAATCTAGAGCATTTGGACTTGTCCTGCCATGATTTTGGTTGGACTTTGCCGGAATGTATTGGCAGCCTGAGGAAGCTACACACACTAAACTTGTCGCACTGCCTCCATCTTTATGAGCTTCCAGAAAGTATGGTTAAACTTGGTAATCTCAAGGTTCTAAATGTGATTGGATGCCTTTTTTTGAAAACGTCCAGGCAACTAAGTGCCCATTTGCCACTATATGTAGTGCACGCTAATGATTGCGGATCTGGCAGTTCTCTTGTGGAGCTTGAGCATGCGAATCCAGATGGAGTGAGAATTAGCAGTCTCGAAAAACTGAGAACCATATCAGAGGTGAAGGGTATTCAATTGATAGAAAAACAGAGAATGAAAGAGTTATATTTGGAGTGGAGCGAGTGTCACAAGAGGTTCATGGAAGATGTGTACATGTTGCAAGAGTATCCCAAGAGGTTCATGGAAGATCTGTACGTGTTGCAAGAGTTAGTGCCACCAACCACATTAAAGCATTTTGTGGTACGCGGTTATGATAGTGTCAGCTTTCCAGCCTGGCTAATGAGTATCAGATATCATCTGCCTAACCTTGTGAGTATTACAATGTGGAATTTGCCCAAATGTAACAACCTACCACCACTCGGCCAGCTGCCAAATCTACAAAAGATAGTTCTCAACGGCATGGCGagtttggaggagtggaacacGACATCTTCGAGTGGAGAGGATGGTGCGAACGAGCTCATGTTCCCCAACCTTCAGATCTTGAGAATAAGTGACTGCCCGAACTTGAAGATGCGGCCACATCCACCTAGAGTTGTGTCTTTGTTTATTTCAAATAGTGATAATGTGATGTCATCATGGGGAGAACCTTTGAGGCATAAtggttcttcatcctcttctagTGCGGTAACTTATATGCAGGTTCAGCACTGCAACGTGCCCCTGCACCAATGGAGATTGCTTCACCACCAACCTGTCCTTACTGGTTTAACTATTGCCAATTGCAGTGATCTGACCAGCTCACCAGATATC ATTAGGAAACTCACACAGCTACGGTCGCTACGTTTGTTCTCTTGCAGAAGCTTGATCTTGCTGCCTCCATGGTTAGGAGAGCTCACCCATCTCAAGGAACTCGAAATCTGGGCGTGCGTATGCATGTCATCTTCCTTACAGCAAATGGAAGAACTTAGCAGCGTAGAATATTTGACAATTCAGCACTGCCCTACACTATTGCGCTCCCTTGGACTACAAGTAGAAGATGAATTCATATGGTCGAG CCCAGAATTGCACACAGTGGCCAACACGCCAGGAGACTCTGGAGGGAACATGGAGAGAACCTTCCCGCCGGAGAACTCTGGAACGTCCTGCATCAACCTTGAGTCGCCAGCAAGGATTGTGGTGGCAGAAGTCCTCGGGCTTGAATCTGTACAAACTTTCCGCTGA